In Nonomuraea sp. NBC_00507, the following are encoded in one genomic region:
- a CDS encoding RidA family protein, producing the protein MAVSLINPDGHVRVPIYHHVAVATGSRQVHIAGQVAWDENGDLVAPGDLAGQVAQVYRNVAKSLDAVGATFHDVVRFTWYAAGWKRKMYDAFNAGIEQAAREFDLATPPLALIGVDILFEPGILIEAEVTAIID; encoded by the coding sequence ATGGCTGTTTCGCTCATCAACCCTGACGGGCATGTCCGAGTCCCGATCTACCACCACGTCGCGGTGGCCACGGGGAGCAGACAGGTCCACATCGCGGGACAAGTCGCCTGGGACGAGAACGGCGACCTCGTGGCACCGGGCGACCTCGCCGGACAGGTTGCCCAGGTCTACCGCAACGTCGCCAAATCACTCGACGCGGTAGGAGCGACGTTCCACGACGTCGTCCGCTTCACCTGGTACGCCGCGGGCTGGAAGAGAAAAATGTACGACGCCTTCAACGCGGGCATTGAACAGGCGGCGCGCGAGTTCGATCTCGCTACGCCGCCGCTCGCGCTGATCGGGGTCGACATCCTCTTTGAGCCCGGCATTCTCATTGAGGCCGAGGTCACCGCAATCATCGATTGA
- a CDS encoding winged helix-turn-helix transcriptional regulator: MVTKQFRGSADDADLRRADSLAREIFSDVANKWALLIIEALGERTLRFSELRNEVEGISHKMLTQNLRMLERNGLAERKVHPTVPPRVEYTLTEPGQALRATVDLICGWTHQYFGHVEGARRRFDT, translated from the coding sequence ATGGTGACCAAGCAGTTCAGGGGATCAGCCGACGACGCGGACCTGAGGCGCGCGGACTCCTTGGCGCGGGAGATCTTCTCGGATGTCGCCAACAAGTGGGCCCTCCTGATCATCGAGGCTCTCGGTGAGCGCACCCTGCGCTTCAGCGAGCTGCGGAACGAGGTCGAGGGCATCAGCCACAAGATGCTCACCCAGAACCTGCGCATGCTGGAGCGCAACGGCCTGGCCGAGCGAAAGGTGCACCCCACCGTGCCGCCGCGGGTCGAGTACACCCTGACCGAGCCGGGCCAAGCCCTGCGCGCAACGGTCGATCTGATCTGCGGCTGGACCCACCAATACTTCGGTCACGTCGAGGGCGCCCGCCGCCGCTTCGACACCTGA
- a CDS encoding TetR/AcrR family transcriptional regulator, translated as MARWAPGASDRLQRAAMELFAEDGFEATTVAGIAERAGVTERTFFRHFADKREVLFAGEEQLEAVFVDAIADAPPDASVAGLLVAALDAGGGTLQDMRGRDFARVRNEIITANEQLRERELLKLAKLSHAVTAALVARGVAEVTACLAGELVVLVFKTAFVRWVDAPSETRDLVELQHEELAAISDLTHAETV; from the coding sequence ATGGCACGTTGGGCACCTGGGGCGTCGGATCGCCTGCAGCGGGCGGCGATGGAGCTGTTCGCCGAGGACGGCTTCGAGGCGACGACCGTGGCCGGGATCGCCGAGCGGGCCGGGGTGACCGAGCGGACGTTTTTCCGGCATTTCGCGGACAAGCGCGAGGTGCTGTTCGCCGGCGAGGAGCAGCTCGAGGCTGTCTTCGTGGACGCGATCGCCGACGCGCCACCGGACGCGTCCGTGGCCGGCCTGCTCGTCGCGGCACTCGATGCCGGGGGCGGGACCCTGCAGGACATGCGGGGCCGGGATTTCGCCCGCGTGCGGAACGAGATCATCACGGCGAACGAGCAGTTGCGCGAGCGCGAGTTGCTCAAGCTGGCCAAGCTCTCCCACGCCGTGACCGCCGCGCTCGTCGCACGCGGCGTCGCCGAGGTGACCGCTTGCCTGGCCGGTGAACTGGTCGTTCTGGTGTTCAAAACGGCCTTCGTCCGGTGGGTCGACGCGCCCAGTGAGACCCGTGATCTGGTCGAACTGCAACACGAAGAACTCGCAGCGATCAGCGACCTGACACATGCCGAGACCGTGTGA
- a CDS encoding RidA family protein: MAITLVNPSGLPEIEVYRQVSIASGSRLVFIAGQVAWDAEGVTVGEGDLAAQVEQCYLNIGTALAEVGASFDDVAKLTVHVVDWTPDKMPSLLEGISRAAAKLGVTPVPPATLLGVAALDVPDHLVEIEAIAILD; the protein is encoded by the coding sequence ATGGCCATCACCCTGGTGAACCCCAGCGGATTGCCGGAAATCGAGGTTTACCGGCAGGTGTCGATCGCATCGGGATCGCGGCTCGTCTTCATCGCCGGGCAGGTCGCCTGGGACGCCGAGGGGGTCACGGTCGGCGAAGGCGACCTCGCCGCGCAGGTCGAGCAGTGCTACCTCAACATCGGCACCGCCCTGGCCGAGGTCGGCGCTTCCTTCGACGACGTGGCGAAACTGACCGTCCACGTCGTCGACTGGACCCCTGACAAGATGCCCTCGCTCCTGGAGGGGATCTCGCGGGCGGCGGCGAAGCTGGGGGTTACTCCGGTTCCCCCGGCCACGCTGCTCGGTGTTGCGGCACTCGACGTCCCCGACCACCTGGTCGAGATCGAAGCCATCGCGATCCTCGACTGA
- a CDS encoding DinB family protein, whose amino-acid sequence MTTTTGTATSPTLDAERADLLDQLGAARSALLTTVRGLGDEQAGERPTVSALCLGGLIKHVASMEEDWLRFVVEGRSAMRYDLPEGVTWEDFAAGTARQYPQWAIDHQNGFQMLPGETLTGILEHYERVAARTAEIIAAVPDLSATHPLPEAPWNEPGAVRSVRRVLTHLIAETAQHAGHADILRETLDGQKST is encoded by the coding sequence ATGACCACCACCACCGGCACTGCGACGTCCCCGACCCTCGACGCCGAGCGGGCCGACCTGCTCGACCAGCTCGGGGCCGCGCGGTCCGCCCTGCTCACCACCGTGCGCGGGCTCGGCGACGAGCAGGCCGGCGAGCGCCCGACGGTCAGCGCGCTGTGCCTGGGCGGCCTGATCAAGCACGTCGCGTCCATGGAGGAGGACTGGCTGAGGTTCGTGGTCGAGGGCCGCTCGGCCATGCGCTATGACCTGCCGGAAGGGGTGACCTGGGAGGACTTCGCGGCAGGCACCGCCCGTCAGTATCCGCAGTGGGCGATCGACCACCAGAACGGCTTCCAGATGCTGCCCGGCGAGACGCTGACCGGCATCCTCGAGCACTACGAGCGGGTCGCCGCCCGGACCGCGGAGATCATCGCGGCCGTCCCCGACCTGTCGGCCACCCATCCGCTGCCGGAGGCGCCGTGGAACGAGCCGGGGGCGGTGCGCAGCGTACGACGCGTGCTCACGCATCTCATCGCCGAGACCGCCCAGCACGCCGGGCACGCCGACATCCTGCGGGAGACGCTCGATGGGCAGAAGTCGACGTGA
- a CDS encoding helix-turn-helix transcriptional regulator — translation MPKTSARLLALLSLLQARRDWPGALLAERLEVSPRTVRRDVDRLRELGYPIVAFKGPDGGYRLDAGTELPPLLFDDEQAVALAVALQMATTTGAGIEEAAARALATVRQVMPARLRRRIDTLQVTAVEPPATRPDPQVDSSVLVAVSAAVHAREVLRFDYTPAAPPEADDDGVRTPPRRVQPHHLVTWRGRWYLVGWDLDREDWRTFRADRITPRTPNGPRFTPRELPGGDVAAFVAGRFRGSHDSGDWPCRGEVILDLPAAVVSRHTRDGVVEELGPNRCRLLLGSWSWPGLAAGIGKFDADIEVVGPAELKDAFAHLARRYAKAAG, via the coding sequence ATGCCGAAGACATCAGCGCGACTGCTGGCGTTGCTCTCGCTGCTCCAGGCGCGACGGGACTGGCCCGGGGCGCTGCTGGCCGAGCGGCTGGAGGTCAGCCCGCGCACCGTACGCCGCGATGTCGACCGGCTGCGCGAGCTCGGCTACCCCATCGTGGCCTTCAAAGGGCCCGACGGCGGATACCGGCTCGACGCCGGCACGGAGCTGCCCCCGTTGCTGTTCGACGACGAGCAGGCCGTCGCCCTGGCCGTCGCGCTCCAGATGGCCACCACCACCGGCGCCGGGATCGAGGAAGCCGCGGCACGCGCGCTGGCCACCGTCCGGCAGGTCATGCCCGCGCGGCTGCGCCGCCGCATCGACACCCTCCAGGTCACCGCCGTCGAGCCGCCCGCGACCCGGCCCGATCCACAGGTCGACAGCAGCGTGCTCGTGGCCGTCAGCGCCGCCGTCCACGCCCGCGAAGTGCTGCGCTTCGACTACACCCCCGCCGCCCCGCCAGAGGCGGACGACGACGGCGTGCGTACCCCGCCCCGCCGGGTGCAGCCCCACCACCTCGTCACCTGGAGAGGGCGCTGGTACCTCGTCGGCTGGGACCTCGACCGCGAGGACTGGCGTACCTTCCGTGCCGATCGGATCACCCCGCGCACCCCCAACGGGCCCCGCTTCACGCCGCGCGAGCTGCCCGGCGGCGATGTGGCCGCCTTCGTGGCCGGCAGGTTCCGCGGCTCCCACGACTCTGGAGACTGGCCCTGCCGCGGCGAGGTGATCCTCGACCTCCCCGCCGCCGTCGTGTCCCGCCACACCCGCGACGGAGTCGTCGAGGAACTCGGGCCGAACCGCTGCCGCCTCCTCCTGGGCTCCTGGTCATGGCCTGGTCTGGCCGCCGGCATCGGTAAGTTCGACGCCGACATCGAGGTCGTCGGGCCGGCCGAGCTCAAGGACGCCTTCGCGCACCTGGCCCGCCGCTACGCCAAGGCCGCGGGCTGA
- a CDS encoding SDR family oxidoreductase, with protein MHVFVTGASGFIGRAVVAELIAAGHEVTGLARSEASASVVKELGADVHRGDLDDLEQIRQGANAADGVVHLANKHDWANIEVSNRAERAAVQTISDTLAGSDRPFVLASGLAMATGLGRPLTEQDPNPAAGPDSPRGGAENLALTYADRGVRVIPVRFAPTVHGEGDHGFISIVAQAARQRGASLYPGEGGNHWPAVHRSDAARLVRLGLENAPAGTILHAAAEEGVPIRRIAEALADRLGVPATSAPAKQIADEIPFVGWFLGADIVATSKITQDLLGWRPTGPTLLEDIAAGHYDQP; from the coding sequence ATGCACGTCTTCGTCACCGGAGCGTCCGGATTCATCGGCCGCGCCGTCGTCGCCGAGCTCATCGCCGCCGGTCACGAGGTGACCGGCCTGGCCCGTTCCGAGGCATCCGCATCCGTCGTCAAGGAACTCGGGGCGGACGTCCACCGCGGCGACCTCGACGACCTCGAGCAGATCCGCCAGGGCGCGAACGCGGCCGACGGCGTCGTCCACCTCGCCAACAAGCACGACTGGGCCAACATCGAGGTCTCCAACCGCGCCGAACGGGCAGCCGTCCAGACCATCAGCGACACGCTCGCGGGGTCCGATCGGCCGTTCGTGCTCGCGTCCGGCCTCGCCATGGCGACCGGCCTCGGACGGCCGTTGACAGAGCAGGATCCCAATCCCGCCGCCGGCCCGGACTCACCGCGCGGCGGCGCCGAGAACCTCGCGCTGACCTACGCCGACCGTGGCGTACGCGTCATCCCCGTCCGCTTCGCCCCGACCGTCCACGGCGAAGGCGACCACGGCTTCATCTCCATCGTCGCCCAAGCCGCCCGGCAACGCGGAGCCTCCCTCTACCCCGGCGAGGGAGGCAATCACTGGCCCGCCGTCCACCGGTCCGACGCCGCACGCCTCGTCCGGCTCGGGCTCGAGAACGCCCCCGCGGGCACGATCCTGCACGCCGCCGCAGAGGAGGGCGTGCCCATCCGGCGGATCGCCGAAGCACTCGCCGACCGTCTCGGCGTGCCGGCGACGTCCGCCCCGGCAAAGCAGATCGCCGACGAGATCCCATTCGTCGGCTGGTTCCTGGGCGCCGACATCGTCGCCACGAGCAAGATCACGCAGGACCTGCTCGGCTGGCGACCCACCGGCCCCACCCTTCTGGAGGACATCGCCGCGGGCCACTACGACCAACCCTGA
- a CDS encoding TetR/AcrR family transcriptional regulator produces the protein MPRTRVDTTSGSMPEGAAGGRELTRQRVIEAAADLLAREGRDAVTTRAVAAAAGVQPPAIYRHFDDMDGLLGAVAEHGYAKFLEAKRAVPVPDDPVEDLRAGWDLAVEFGLANPALYAMMYGEPRRGTDSAAFRTGMEILLGRIRRLAAAGRLRVDEPLAAALIHATARGAVLTWLSLPEDRRDPALLTAMRESMVTAVTTEKPAVQDPGPAGAARALRAVLPQQTTLSEAEGHLLDEWLDRLATDG, from the coding sequence ATGCCTAGAACAAGGGTGGACACCACCTCCGGCTCCATGCCGGAGGGGGCGGCCGGCGGGCGAGAGCTGACCCGCCAGCGGGTGATCGAGGCCGCGGCCGACCTCCTGGCGCGCGAGGGGCGCGACGCGGTCACCACCCGCGCGGTCGCTGCCGCGGCCGGGGTGCAGCCCCCGGCGATCTACCGTCACTTCGACGACATGGACGGGCTGCTGGGCGCGGTGGCCGAGCACGGCTACGCCAAGTTCCTCGAGGCCAAGCGCGCCGTCCCCGTCCCGGACGACCCTGTGGAGGATCTGCGGGCGGGCTGGGACCTCGCCGTCGAATTCGGGCTCGCCAACCCCGCGCTCTACGCGATGATGTACGGCGAGCCCCGGCGCGGCACGGACTCGGCCGCGTTCAGGACCGGCATGGAGATCCTCCTCGGGCGCATCCGCCGCCTCGCCGCCGCGGGCAGGCTACGCGTCGACGAACCGCTCGCCGCCGCCCTCATCCACGCCACGGCGCGCGGTGCCGTGCTCACCTGGTTGTCACTCCCCGAGGACCGGCGCGACCCGGCCTTGCTGACCGCCATGCGCGAGTCCATGGTCACCGCCGTCACCACAGAGAAGCCGGCCGTGCAGGACCCGGGCCCCGCCGGTGCCGCCCGGGCACTCCGCGCTGTCCTGCCCCAGCAGACAACGCTCAGCGAGGCGGAGGGACATCTCCTCGACGAGTGGCTCGACCGCCTGGCCACCGACGGGTAA